The following is a genomic window from Bacteroidales bacterium.
TGATCTGGACTACAGAAAGTACCAGGATCTGAAGGAGCAACTCAATGAGGAAATGAACAAATGGGCTCAGTACAGTGAAGAGGTTGAGGAATTTTTAAAAACAAACAGTTGAAGATGGATTCACTTCAATTTGAAAAAGAGTACCGGATACATGTTTATGAAACAGGTCCTGACGGGAAACTGAATCTCTATTCACTTTTTAATTATATGCAGGATATTGCTTCCGATCATGCCATCAGACTGGGATTTGGAAGAGACGATTTGATGAGGGATAACCGCTTTTGGGTATTGTCAAGGATCTATTCTGAAATCGAAATCTGGCCGCTTTGGGAAGAGACAATTATTATAAAAACATGGCCAAACGGAACAGATAAATTATTTGCTTTGAGAAATTATGAAGTCAGCTATCCCGATGGCAGACATATCGCGTCGGGAACATCATCGTGGCTGATTCTTGACAGAACTACTAAAAGAGTTCAGAGACCAGATTCAATTCTTGCAACATACAATCCGAATCTTCATCAGGAGGTTTCTCCGATAAGATATGCTTCAAAACTTGAAAACAATTGTCAGGATGGGCAGACACAGGCGCTGTACAAAATAAAGATCAGCGATCTGGACGTTAACCTTCATACAAATAATGTAAAATACCTGAATTGGGTTTGTGATACTTATGATCTGGATTTCATAATGAAAAACGAACCTCAATCAGCTGAAATAAACTATCTTGCTGAATCAAAATATGATGAGGAAGTGATTATAAGAACCTCGTCTGAAAGTGAGAAGAATAATAGTTATAGCCACTCAATTTCCCGAACCGGCGATAATAAAGAGCTTTGCCGTCTCAGGATAGAATGGAGAGAAAACAACACAGTAAAAAGTTAACCAGACCCGGAGATGAAAACGTGTATTGGCATAAAATATCCTTATTTAATAGCTGGTTTTCTGATTGTTGCATTTTTTTCATCATGCAAATCAACTCAGCCAGCCTTCGACAATAAAGATCTTTCGTACCTCTATAATCCTACAAAAAATCCAATAAGTCCGAGGTATAATGTCAATAATCAGTCTGCTGAGACATCAGTGCTATCTGTTAAATTCTTTGGTAATGATCTGTTTTTCTCAGAAGCCAATCCACAGGGTGTTCCAACCGCTGTAATGCTGGTAACTGTAAAACTTTTTGATATCAGTCAGGGCAGGATTCTTGCAGACACTGCTGTTTATAATCTTAATATTATAAAGGCAGCAAACACTCCTGAATATGTTTATAATATCCCTCTTAAAGTTGAGAAGGAACGCAACTATATGGCTGAGATAAAAATACTTGACAGGCTAAGGTTGCAGGTAGTGCAGGCTTTTGTACCATTTAATACAAACTCTGTTTTCAACAGTTACAACTTTAAGACTGTGGGGCATTTTGAGAAAAACCTTCTCTTTAATCCCGTCGTAAGAGAAAACGAATATTTTAACCTTCTGTACAACCGAGCCCCGGTTGACAGCCTTTATATCTCATACTTCAAACCATTCAGGGAGATTCCCTATCCTCCTTCTATGATCCTTCCTGAAAAAGTCCTTGATTATGAACCGGAGAAACTTGCAGCAATACCATATTCAGACACGATGCCTTTGATGCTGCCACGCCCCGGTATTTATCTTTTCTCTGTAGACAGGAAAATTAAAGATGGATATACGCTTCTGAATTTCGGGACAGACTATCCTTCCATGACTACTCCGGAGGTAATGATTGAACCACTCGCATATCTGGCATCAACTGATGAGGTTGAAGGGTTACGTTCAGCACTTAAACCGAAAGCAGCCCTTGATGAATTCTGGATTAAATGCGGCGGAAACGTTGAAAAAGCAAGGGAACTGATCCGAATTTATTATACCCGTGTTCAATATTCCAATTACTATTTTACATCCTATAAAGAAGGGTGGAGAACTGAAAGGGGAATGATATATATTATTTATGGTCCGCCCGATAAGGTTTATAAAACATCTGAGGGTGAAAGCTGGGGATACAGGAAACCGGTCGTTAAATCCTCATGGGGCGGAAGATACAGTGTGAAAGAGGAATATTTGTTCTTTAATTTTAAAAAGAAAGACAATATATATTCTGATAATGACTTTTTCCTGAGCCGAAGCGAGACACTTGTAACGTATTGGGATAAAGCAATTTCCAGTTGGAGAAAAGGAATAGTTTTCCGTCTTGATAATCCGGAAGACATATAATCAATAATCAGATGCAGAAAGAAAGCGAATGTATTTTTGGATTAAGAGCGGTAATTGAGGCC
Proteins encoded in this region:
- a CDS encoding GWxTD domain-containing protein, which produces MKTCIGIKYPYLIAGFLIVAFFSSCKSTQPAFDNKDLSYLYNPTKNPISPRYNVNNQSAETSVLSVKFFGNDLFFSEANPQGVPTAVMLVTVKLFDISQGRILADTAVYNLNIIKAANTPEYVYNIPLKVEKERNYMAEIKILDRLRLQVVQAFVPFNTNSVFNSYNFKTVGHFEKNLLFNPVVRENEYFNLLYNRAPVDSLYISYFKPFREIPYPPSMILPEKVLDYEPEKLAAIPYSDTMPLMLPRPGIYLFSVDRKIKDGYTLLNFGTDYPSMTTPEVMIEPLAYLASTDEVEGLRSALKPKAALDEFWIKCGGNVEKARELIRIYYTRVQYSNYYFTSYKEGWRTERGMIYIIYGPPDKVYKTSEGESWGYRKPVVKSSWGGRYSVKEEYLFFNFKKKDNIYSDNDFFLSRSETLVTYWDKAISSWRKGIVFRLDNPEDI